In one window of Phoenix dactylifera cultivar Barhee BC4 unplaced genomic scaffold, palm_55x_up_171113_PBpolish2nd_filt_p 000328F, whole genome shotgun sequence DNA:
- the LOC103708116 gene encoding uncharacterized protein LOC103708116: protein MSLGDDMDAERGSPNAIDSPPSICQPTGVGTSTATIGKKKGSLVSKKRKHNDTIIENLVTEMGKISSACEGSKEDFKKIANFFEKKGQSDERRVALFEEIMKIEDLSEDDMLIAGEVISKDKSKIDFFFTLPQQFKERYVLKQLEGGPYRPSFDFDPV from the coding sequence ATGAGTTTGGGAGATGATATGGATGCTGAGAGAGGTTCTCCGAATGCAATAGATTCACCGCCATCTATTTGCCAACCTACAGGCGTTGGTACTAGTACTGCAACAATTGGCAAGAAAAAAGGAAGCTTAGTAAGTAAAAAGAGAAAGCACAATGATACTATCATAGAGAACTTGGTCACTGAGATGGGAAAGATAAGCAGTGCATGTGAAGGGAGTAAGGAAGACTTCAAAAAAATTGCAAACTTTTTTGAGAAGAAGGGGCAAAGTGATGAGAGGCGTGTGGCTTTGTTTGAGGAGATTATGAAGATTGAAGATTTGAGTGAGGATGATATGTTGATTGCTGGCGAGGTCATTAGCAAAGATAAGTCCAAAATTGACTTCTTTTTTACCCTGCCTCAACAGTTCAAGGAAAGATATGTGCTAAAACAGTTAGAGGGCGGTCCATATAGACCCTCATTTGACTTTGATCCAGTGTGA